In Chiloscyllium plagiosum isolate BGI_BamShark_2017 chromosome 26, ASM401019v2, whole genome shotgun sequence, the sequence cacatgtaggccagaacaggtaaggatggcagatttccttccctaaaaggacattggtgaaccagacaggttttgcCGATGGTCGGCAATGGAttcatcatcattagactcttaattcagatatgcatttaattcaaattccactgacaTCCAACGATGGATTTAAactcaggtctccagaacattatctgggtctcttggttaacagtctagcaataataccgcAAGGCTATTGCCTCCCTTCCAGTGGTATTGACAGGAGATACAATACTGGGCAGGTCTGGAAAAATACACATTGTTCTTTGAACGTTGCTCCCATGTGCATCAATTAAAGTGAGCAACATGGCACCGAGATGTCCTATTGAGAATTTCACTGTCATCGGAGACTAGgcttaaaaataaactgtttttaaattgtttcaaCTCTGGAAAGGAGCAGAACCACTCCTCATTACCCCACTGTGCACCCGCCTGCTACAGATGTGGCTAAACTGGTATCAATAGAAAATCTAATTTATTCACTGCACATTCAGTAATTTGTCATACACAAAAATATGGCTCCAAGAACAAAAGCACAGGCCCCGCCGATTGCCAAACCGATGGCAATGACACGCACAGCCGTGTTCGCACTTTTAAATAAAGCTTTTACTTTCGCAAAAAATGATTTTGACTTCTTCTTCACCAGATTTCCTTGCAGGATTTCCAATTCCTCCTTTTGCTCAGGTGACAGCACTTCATAATAATTCAGTTGCACCAATTTTTCCGGGATGACCCTCACTCCAATGAGCACACGCTTGACAATTTGCATTGTCTTTGAGTTCTGCACTTGGCACATATACGTCCCAGCATGCTTCTCCTCCACAGCCTTTATTGGCAGAAGGGGAGAGAAGCGAGTAAGTGCCCATGCTGTTAATAATAGCTTTAACAAAGTTTATTCCAAATAtagaaataacttttaaaaaacaacagTTTGCTATCTTgtactaaaacaaaaaaaatggaaaaatgacatggtagctcagtggttagcactgctgcttcacagcaccagagacccaagtttgattccacccttggacaactgtctgaatggagtttgcacattctcccagtgtctgcatggatccCCTCccggtggagaaagtgaggactgcagatgctggagatcagagctgaaaatgtgttgctggaaaagcgcaggtcaggcagcatccagggaacaggagaatcgacgtttcgggcataagccctttatcccccagtccaaagatgtgcaggctacgtggaatggtcatgctaaattgagcATAATGCACAATAATTTGCAGGCTatagggttagccatgggaaatatagggttacagagTTAGGGTGGGTCTGCATGGAATGCTCTTcgggggttagtgtggacttgatatctgcttccacactgtagggattctatgaaaatgtggAAATCAGGATTGAGGAAATTGTGGCTTGAGCTTTAAGATTAGTTTTGCTGATTATGAAGTCAAATCCAAGGGACAGTTGAATCAAAgatctgaaaaaaagaacagaaattgctggagaaattcagcaggtctggcaatatctgttgagagagaaacacacaatgtttcaagtccagtgtctTTTTTCAGAACAGGAaccgaaacgttaactgtttctctccacagatgctgccaaacctgctaagtttctccagcaatttctgtttttgtccaagGAATGCTTGCTGCTAACTTCCTAGAAGTTCTGGGGTCTAGGTTCAATCCGGAGATaatttttagaagttacattttTGGTCTCAGGATAGGATTTGAGGAACCTCTGCTACTCAATAAAATATTCTGTCCAGTCAAAATCCAGCAAGTTAAATCACATTCTGGCTTTAAATGGGTGACTCAAAAACCCCCCTTTGAGAGGCAACCCTCCTTACTACTGCAAACTCACAGGAATATAAAAATATTTCTGCTCACTAATTACTCTTCACACGAGGCTTCTGTCTCTGTAACAGGTTTCAGCCAAGAACAAGTCTTTTTATTATGTGTCTGAAATGAGTCCAACATAACCACTTTGCCTGAAACATGGGAAATTTGGGAGATGCTGAGTCAACACAGCTGccttctcattttctctcttcaCCCATCTCATCAAATGCTGTGAGCTGATGACTTAGGGGAGGTTGTGTTGAAATTAGTCTGTGCAAGCACAAAACAGGACGGAGGGATGCCTTTGCTACACAgagcctggtgtgtgtgtgtggggaatgaacatccagaaatgcaggtacagttacatgttaaagacatctggatcagttcatgaataggaaatgtttggaggaatatcggccaggagcaggcaggtgggattagttcagtttgggaatatggccgacatggactggatggactgaagggtctgtttccatgttgtatgactctattgctCAAACCAACATAGgataattctgaagaagaatcaaatTAGAACATAtcgaaatattaactgtttctttgtccggagatgttgccagacctgctcagtttctccagcactctttttttaaatttaagctAAGACAAGAAGTGATTGAGTGATTGTTTTGCATGATCATTAGATCATTAGGCACTGCTGATAAGGCCAACACTGATTGCTCATCCAAAATTGACCTACAGATGATGTTGGAAATGCAGTATATTCCATCGTACACTTATCCAAATCTCAACAGAGCAAATTAATACTCAAATAAaagaactggagatgctggaaatctgaaacaaaaaaaatacctggagaaactcaggaggagtggtagcatctgtggagagagaaaaacagagttcatgttttgattccagtgactcttcagaagggttctgaggaagggtcactggactcaaaacattaacattttgctggaaaaattcagcaggtctggcaatatctgtggagagagaaacacacgtaacgtttcaagtccagtgacttttcttcagaacaggaaccgaaacgttaactgtttctctccacaggtgctgccagatcttctgagtttCCACAGCAATTTCAAATTAATACTCACTTTTACAATAATCATCCAGGGTGTGTTTGTATCCCTGATTGGAAAGAGTTTGAATAAATATTGATCTGTTGTCACAATTCCCCTCGCAATCTTCCACACGAAGATGAAATCTGATGATCCTAAAGTTTTGATGGTTGCATCCAGGCAGCTGATACTCAAGGTGGCACCTACGGTGGTGGTCTTGGCTATCAGACCACAGTCCTGATTGATCAGGCACAAGGCGTTTGTTAACGTGCAGTTACTTTTCTGCCCCTTTTTGTCCATCTTGCAGTAATACTCGGACCTCCAACCTAGCCCACAGGTTTTGCTGCAGGGGCTCACACTTACCAGCAAGTTCCCAGTAATTGTCACATTCTCCGCATTTGGTGGTAAGGTGTTTAAATCCTCTTGGAAGGTGGCCAGATGAATCAGGAAAGTAAAAGAGAGGACACGGTAGATATCAGCATGAGGGACCAGCATTTCCTGAAGGAGTGGGGAAGAACAAGAGGAAGGGAGGAGAGAGGATTAAGGTTGCAGATGATCCAATTTTAACAAGTCTTTATTACATCAACCACTGGAAACAATGGAGCTCAGGTCACACCATGACAACATTGGTACACTTTTAGATGCGCAAAATAATGGGTGAGAATTTAATGATAAAGTAAGGGTGAGATTGATGGCACATATCATCTTCTCATGTAGAAATCATACAGTAACTTCAGGAGAGGGTAGATGCACAGTTCAGTGTTGGTATCCAAGCTTTGTAATCCTGTTTATACAGCTCCAACCTTTGTAAAAGTGGGACCTCATCTACTGCCTCACCAGTGCATTCTGTAACATGGGGCACAGTTTAAATTCCCCACAGCAATGTTACATTTTGAGTATATCACATCTATAAATTCTTTTAATCATCAGATAAATTTCTTATTGCCAAACAACCATGCTGGCACTGAGAATTAACCATTACAATTTGGGAGTCTAATTCCCACAGGATTTAATTGAAGTTTTCCAAAGTATAACTTATATTTTATTTGCCTCGTTCTCTTACTTAATTCTATATTGTCTCCCTCTTTTCACCTCTTCTGTTTTGACACCACACCCCCTTTGTTGGTTTTACATTTCTTCTAATTGGTAAAGGGAGTAAGTACTCAGCGACTATCCCTGTTGTTTCCCAGCTGTGTAAGTGCCCTTACTCACTGTACCTGTATCAGACTGCGCTTTCAGTAACTTATAATTTGTTTTTGCATGATATTACATCATAAACAC encodes:
- the LOC122562924 gene encoding transmembrane protein 81-like; translation: MAQEMLVPHADIYRVLSFTFLIHLATFQEDLNTLPPNAENVTITGNLLVSVSPCSKTCGLGWRSEYYCKMDKKGQKSNCTLTNALCLINQDCGLIAKTTTVGATLSISCLDATIKTLGSSDFIFVWKIARGIVTTDQYLFKLFPIRDTNTPWMIIVKAVEEKHAGTYMCQVQNSKTMQIVKRVLIGVRVIPEKLVQLNYYEVLSPEQKEELEILQGNLVKKKSKSFFAKVKALFKSANTAVRVIAIGLAIGGACAFVLGAIFLCMTNY